From Watersipora subatra chromosome 2, tzWatSuba1.1, whole genome shotgun sequence, one genomic window encodes:
- the LOC137387024 gene encoding zinc finger protein 26-like — MKTHIGDKPFECKICKSRFVQRSNLTVHMKTHTGEKPFQCDVCSRRFARGTTLRQHKRVHTGEKPFYCKICDRRFTYRSNSDNHMRSHTGEKRFQCDICSKRFARRINLTGHIRVHTGEKPFPCEICKSRFAYRNGLTRHMRTHTGEKPFQCKICSRSFAHRSTLKVHMRTHKRIRTKTSFNYVFSKLNSFRLDSAFMLHVCLEDKPISLYITSVMEALVVKSEADDLSDSIYPTDIEIKVEPAESLFNNDSHEGVAELRTEPGSDGGADIDLNLDLESHSINTNSDEGEDCGKFTRRSTQRRRMKTHIGDKPFECKICKGRFVHRSNLTIHVKTHTGEKRFQCDICSRRFARGTTLRQHIRVHTGEKPFYCKICDRRFTHRSTSDNHMRSHTGEKPFQCDICSKRFARRANLTGHIRVHTGEKPFHCKICSKRFTHSSAVKSHMRNHTGEKPFQCDICSRRYAHRISLTGHMSTHTEEKPFPCKMCKSRFAYRNGLTRHTRTHTGEKPFQCKICSRSFAHRSTLRVHMRTHS; from the exons ATGAAGACTCATATTGGAGATAAGCCATTCGAATGTAAGATTTGCAAAAGTAGATTTGTTCAACGTAGTAATCTAACAGttcatatgaaaactcatactggagaaaaaccattccAATGCGATGTTTGCAGCCGAAGGTTTGCTCGTGGTACTACTCTAAGACAACACAAGAGGGTTCATACAGGAGAAAAACCATTTTATTGTAAGATTTGCGATAGAAGATTCACTTATCGCAGTAATTCAGACAATCACATGAGAAgtcatactggagaaaaacgATTCCAATGCGATATTTGCAGCAAAAGGTTTGCTCGTCGTATTAATCTAACAGGACACATAAGGgttcatactggagagaagccatttccaTGCGAGATTTGTAAAAGTAGATTTGCTTATCGCAATGGTCTAACAAGACACATGAGGACCCATACTGGAGAGAAACCTTTTCAATGCAAGATTTGCAGTCGTAGCTTTGCTCATCGCAGTACACTAAAAGTACACATGAGAACTCATA agag AATACgtactaaaacttctttcaattatgtgtttagtaaactaaactcatttaggttagattcagcgtttatgttacacgtctgtctcgaag ATAAACCGATCTCTCTATATATAACGTCTGTCATGGAAGCTTTGGTAGTAAAATCAGAAGCAGATGATTTGAGTGACAGTATCTATCCCACAG atATTGAGATTAAAGTAGAACCTGCTGAGTCATTGTTCAACAATGACAGTCATGAAG GAGTTGCAGAATTGAGAACAGAACCCGGATCTGATGGTGGTGCTG ACATTGACCTTAATCTAGACCTAGAGAGTCATTCAATCAACACAAACTCTGATGAAG GTGAAGATTGTGGTAAATTTACTCGCCGCAGTACTCAAAGGAGACGCATGAAGACTCATATTGGAGATAAGCCATTCGAATGTAAGATTTGCAAAGGTAGATTTGTTCATCGTAGTAACCTAACAATTCATGTGAAaactcatactggagaaaagcGATTCCAATGCGACATTTGCAGCAGAAGGTTTGCTCGTGGTACTACTCTAAGACAACACATAAGGGTTCATACAGGAGAAAAACCATTTTATTGTAAGATTTGCGATAGAAGATTCACTCATCGCAGTACTTCAGACAATCACATGAGAAgtcatactggagaaaaaccattccAATGCGATATTTGCAGCAAAAGGTTTGCTCGTCGTGCTAATCTAACAGGACACATAAGGgttcatactggagagaagccatttcattGTAAGATTTGTAGTAAACGATTCACTCATAGCAGTGCTGTAAAAAGTCACATGAGGAatcatactggagaaaaaccattccAATGCGATATTTGCAGCAGAAGGTATGCTCATCGTATTTCTCTAACAGGACACATGAGCACTCATACTGAAGAAAAACCATTCCCATGCAAGATGTGTAAAAGTAGATTTGCTTATCGCAATGGTCTAACAAGACACACAAGGACCCATACTGGAGAGAAACCTTTTCAATGCAAGATTTGCAGTCGTAGCTTTGCTCATCGCAGTACACTAAGAGTACACATGAGAACTCATAGTTAA